The Notolabrus celidotus isolate fNotCel1 chromosome 6, fNotCel1.pri, whole genome shotgun sequence nucleotide sequence TGCACGCTCATTTGTCCAGGTGCCACACAGGCCCCTCCTCTTGTTTGCTAAGATTGAACTTTGCATACTATTGAAGGGTCATCAAAATATTGCTTCAGTTGTATTTACACAttcacaaaactcctgaaaagtacTCAACATTTTTAGGCTGCACTGCATGTTTAAAAGCAAACACTCCAATTTTTCTGCCTGACTTttactgggatttttttcttttgggctCTGTGTACAATTCCTGCAATAAGTCAGAGTCTAGTGTTTGGGTTGATGTGACCAAACTGAGAAGGAATGGAGCTCAGACACATGACATAATGGTCCAAGGCATCAAATTCAAATGTACTGAGACAGCAGAATCCACCTTGAAGAACATCATACAGCCAAATTCTTGCACCTTTAACTACGTCAAGCGTTGTTCATACAAAGCATAGATTAGTCATTTCTATGCATtcagttatctcaacaaaaaagTTTCTGAATTACAAGTGAAATTAACATTGAATCAGGAGTCACTTCTTTACATGCAGGAAAACACATGAATGACAAACCCGTCTGAGGAGAGAAAgtcctcttttccttttctgaTCAAGCTTTAAATCACACAAAATCATCAAATTAATCactaaatgaagccacagttAGCGACATGAATATGTTAAATGTCATGCTAATAATAACATGTAACATATGGACATTAGTTTCAGCTGTGAATTGTATTTTGAGCCTATAAGACAATGATCATATGTTAAATTAAGATCCTGAacatattaaccctcctgttatgttcatttctctggaactgCAGTAATGTTCCTGCCAATTTGACCcgggggcatattcaattatccaaaagtgtcagaacccgaaaaaaatcccaatacacatttttttaatttaatttttaactccattactaaccatttaaatcaagatttagtccattggtgttctttaattctcaaagatcatggttcaatgacaataactcactcgtttatcattaaaattaatgttaaaactttttttaatgtacattggaaagccctaaatataattacaatagttttacatgacttagatttttgtttattttattttacatttgaatttttttttttatgaagtgatgttgataaatttacacaacacctcttctgtcacatgctgcccagattttatgctgcatttagctggtttggaaagcATATATTGCCTAGAATAGACTtcaaaagggtcaatttgacccgcaacataacaggagggttaagtagaGGTCTTCAGACGTGCATGACAGACCAACCCAAAATGCATTTGAATGCATCTGTTGATGTTCAGACACCTGGCCTGTCTGACCCGGAACACCACAGAGCTGACTTGACGCATATCAGAGAGGAGACGTTTGGgtctttcttgttgttttgtattacaGAGTTGTAGTGTGGCCTTGCTCAGCACCAATGAACTCTGCAGTTGTTGTTGGAAGTTCGATGTTGTTCACAGCTACGTCTCTGTAAAAAATCCTTTAATTTTCTCTTCCAAAATTCATCTCTGATCTTTAATTGATTTGAAAAAGGCAATCATTCATTCAGCAGATTTTAAACTGCAACCTCAGAGGAGACATCTGGAGTTAAAGTGACTGTAAGGATGATTGGTGAGTATAATTGGTGCATAATATAACAGAATCAGAAATGAACTATGGGTTACAACAACGAACCCTTTACTTATTGGATTTATTAATGAAGGTCACCTCAACAGTCGTCTGACAACATATCTGGTCCTGCTTGTCTGAAACTGCAAAGAGTAACACCTTTCTGTGAGGTAGATGAGTAACATTGGTGTTTAAGGTCTCAGGAGCATTTGGGGTGAGAGCTGACTTTGTGGTATGCATTACACAAACTTGAAAGCatcaagttgtttttgtttctgacaAACATGCGAGAACATTCTTGAGTATTGAGACTTTCCGGTCATGACCACATCCTTTACCCCAAATGActgcaaataaaatgtaaagtaaATCCATAAAAGTGATTTGCGTCATAATCAGGACATTTCAGAATGTAGAGGATCCTTTCAGCTTTGCAAGCAGCCCAGCTCCAAACCAGAGCTTAGACTAATGGTGTCAGGAGAATGTGGACTCTCCCACGAGCTGATTTATGAATCTGAGCTGTGCCCCCATGATGGAGCAATGACTTAGCAGTTTTGGATGAATTAGGTCGAACTTAACGGCCTCACAAGCACCACAGCATCTTTTCTCACAACAACAAGGGTCAGTCATCTGCTTGGGAAGAACAAGGTACCATCtgggttgttgtttttggtaGACAcgttttgtatttgttgtttgaaTAACTTCAAGAGGGTCTCCAAAGGAAGGCTAAAACTCTGTCAAATAAACAGattcaaaatgaatgaaaagaaacTGACAatagtggacaaagtacacgtcttcattacttaagtcaaagtatagatcctcctggtcaaacattactccaatacaagtgaaagttgttcagtcagtcctggagtacttgattttaaaaatactgaagtattcaaagtactttttaaaatatctctaaacgtattttcacaaagcatgaggtcagtcaagaatgcatgggtgtataTTCTGCTccattctgtttatctagaaaacatgatttcatatgtaaaaagtctaccatgaaatataaactaagttactacaagcacagacaagtttacaatgttcatctggaatcaaagcagtgtgttagctccagacctccacatgctttctcaggttagatgctgatgttttgtttctgtgatgaagtttgtgtggtaaacagatcagagatttacaacaatacaaacaatcattctttatttcaaaagctcaaacgtgggtttaaaatatggccgtggtgctcaggtagagaatcatcatccttctcagtcatagccatcatcaccacgactaaatgaacgcactgatctgaagaacgtttgatctacgctcaacccaggtacggctacaccactgagacaaaccaaacacaaggacacaaacagtttacagtctttgggatctgatttcagaaaagatcattatcagctgacttcaaagataaagtagtgagtaactagagcactgatagaaatgtagaggagtcaaaaggatgatatttgtctttaaatggagtaaaagtaatacgttcaccaaaaaataatactcaagtaaagtacagatactcaaaacatctACTTCAGTGTAttcactttgttactgtccaccactggaaacTGACTATGAATTGTAGTGACTTTATCAATCAAGTAATCAAACAAATCTTTATCTTAATAGCTCCAATTCTTTGGAGCACTTTGTAGTATTTAGGAAGGAACTGtgagaagaaaaaacatcctttgaacagacagaaacctcaagcagaaccctcatgttgatttaatttgttttatttaatttagtaGTAAACTGTAGATGATTTATCTTCTATAAAAGTCATCTCTATGTGATGTAAGCAGATGATACTGTGCAGAGACTAAGTTCATTTGTTGGatttgttcttctttgttggATTTAAATCAGCTCCAATTTCTCTCCTTTAATCTGTGTTCTCAGTTACTCTTCGGAGACCTCCTCGGCCTCACTGGTGTTATTTTGCTCTGAGGGACTGTAAAATTGACTGATGCTGGGCACGGAATCTCTacagtttagaaaaaaaaagagcttgaCTGGCAGGCTGTTATGTAAGCAGTAGTTTTCCACATGTGTTGTTGAagtccccccctccctccctcccagcCTACGCTGTACGCAGCAGTTCACTGAACGTAAGAAAACCGGAGACCTCTGAAGGATGACTCAAATGCTTTCAGTGCCAAAACAACTGCAGCATCCCTGGTGTGTTTTGTCTACTGTTTGTCAGTTTGGTGTATTGATTTAACACAACaggacccaagctgtttttgggATCACATGTGGCAATCACCGACACACATGAAACCACAACATGTTTTGGTGGATGGACTTGGTCATAGATGCCATGAATAAGTAACTTTTTGTTTGAGCAGAGCAGCGTAAAGTGTGGAGGGAATAACTTGCAGTTACTCTCACCGTACACCTGAGGTCAGAATTTATGACCAACTTGTTCTTTCATTGGATCACGGCATTAAACAGATTCACTGCTATTAAATCTAACTTGTATTATACATGGAGATTGCGGTCCTCAGAAGCTTGATTatgtagaaaaaaacacatttaactctTATCATTACAACATCTCAAAtttctatatatataaatattggCTTCCATAACAAATCATACAATAAAGAAGTCAACCTGAATGCTGtatcaacagaaaaacaacattttgatgACTCTTTGAAACTTTGTTGTAATTTCAAGTTCACTGTTTTGGTTTTCAGCCCATCAGACTCACGGAGTTGATGAGAAGCAGAGCCATCCTCTGTGAAGAAATGTGACACCACATTAGAAAAAAGCATTATTCAACCGTCCTTTCTTTAAACTTCATTCAATAATAGTCACTTATGAAACTGAACTTTGACTCAGTGTATCATACTTGGGTATGTTACATTACTCATCATTATTGTTTGCAGTGCATTAATCTAGGTGACATGTTCATTTGGTAGAAATTGACACTTGCTAGTATACAGGTATATAACTTCGTGTAAGCTTCTAAAATTAGAGCTTTCAGGTGGATATTATTAAAAGAAGTGTTTCAGTATAAATATAAAGCCGTTAGAAATGGGGAAAGTACATTTCTATGAGGTATTTCAGTCCCTCTTCATAATAACTCTCCCTGATATTTATATTATGAACAGTTTTTGATATTTCCTTATAAAATCTGAGACAGAAAAATccacttatttattatttggtTCTTTTCCATTGTTGTCATGTTGACGATCCTCTTGGCCCTCTGTCATCTCTCTGACGCCACTGCACGTGACGCACTCCCGTAGATATGCCATTAAGGTGTACCGCCGCGTGCGCGGAGAGCGTCCCGCAGTACCCCCTCCTCCGTCCAGTGATTGATCCTGTTAAGGGTTCGAggtggtatggttctggttagTGATGTAAGAGGGGTGTAATGGCACAACCCTCATCCTCCACCAATGGAGCTATGGGCAGGGCTCAACACCCATTTCTCTGGATTTTGCTATAAAACCGGTTTAGCACATCACCTGCCTCTTAATACTCTGTGCAAGAATAATTAACCCGCGCTGCAGCTCTTTGAGAAGACTTTTATTGAATAAACAATGAGGTGAGTACAAatccttttattattatcattttttttaatgtttaatcatttttatttatagtctGATTTTAACTGTATGGACGAACACAtgcacatttattcattttatgatTCCTGTTGGATGATTCATCTGTGTAATTTCATCTTTTAAACCTGAGATGGATTTGGCTTCTTTTTCTGAGATATgaggattacatttttttttaaaaccccacattgtttctcttctctgtcggcaatacaaacacaaagaccGGGTAACTTTTGGATTAGtagaataataatattgattaaAGTTTTAAAGATTTTGCAAAATGCTTCATATCTTTATCTGATAACACAGAGTTTGCATATTTTGATGGCAgggtaatataaaataaataactatgTTACTCAAattaatctttaatcttaagaaaaaataaaaatggaagtGTCATGTTGTACAGCTGCATTgctaaataacaataaaaagctTTTTAGGAAGAATCCTCCACTCAATTTATTATtatgactgtaaaaaaaactgtccaGTCAAAAGCTCTGCTTTCCCAAGTGCACTTGAGTGAGACTGCAGACTTATAAAGTTAACTTCTAAAGCCATCCTCAGTGATCAGACAAAAGGTTTAAtgcatttcattattttgaagGCTGATAGTTTGTTatggatttattattttaataacattCAAGATTCATTTTATACAAGTTCCTCTTCTGCCACACAACCATTGTTGCTGTTTTAACATtcagtatctatctatctatctatctatctatctatctatctatctatctatctatctatctatctatctatctatctatctatctatctatctatcagcaGTTCCAGGATGGATAACAAATCCTACGTGGTTCAGATGAATGGGAATGGAGTCCACGGCAAAAACGCAGTCAATGCCAAAACTCTCAATGGGACAGGAGTGAATGGGAAGGTCGCCCACGGGAACGGCTTCCACCACGTCAGCGTGAATGGCACTCTGTATCCGACCAAAGCAAAGAGCCGCAGGCAGAGGTGGTCAGTGAAGCCATCAGAGATGGCCAACAACACACTGAACCCCATCAGGGCCATCGTGGACGGGATGAAGCTCACCCCCAACCCAGAAAAACCCATGATTGCTCTCTCCATCGGTGAGCAGCTCTCTGTATAACATGATGGGGATTAACCTActgcattttaaagctcctcagAGGAACTATATGGTTGTATTGATTTTGGGgacccctgtggacaagcaCGACAATTTACCTTTAGCTCATCATGAAAGGAATAGATTATTACAAAGATCAAAATCAAATGTATGTTAAAGGTTGAATGTGCAACCTAAAATGAATCTTTGGCAcagaaaagttttaaaaagttgttttggAAGTATGTACTGAAATGCGTACCCCGCTGCAGTGATTTCAGAAATTGAAATAACTATACAGACATTATCAGTCTACTTTCTGATGGTTTAATGTCCTTTTGTCGAAATAAAGTTGCATCAATatttgtttcagtctgtttaataaccagctaaaaactcctcaccaGAGCTTTAATGACACAAAGTTTCTTCCACATTTCTTATGCTTCTTTCAGGACATTTAGATTTTGTTATTTCTAAACTAACGCTGACATTTGACCTTCTCCTAGTATGTaatctttgttttattccattttttcCCCGCAGGAGATCCCACTGTGTTTGGTAACCTGCCCACAGATGATGCTGTGCTTCAGTCCATGAAAGATGCCATAGACTCACAAAAATACAATGGCTATGCTCCTTCTGTTGGTGAGTTATACTTACATTGTTGAATATTTCAGCAACCAGtgagaaataaacagaagtgTTAGCTAAGAGGTCACAGTTTGTATGTCTTTCTACTGATCTGTGTTTACTTGTGTTTTTAGTGCCTAATATTTCATTTATCCAAAATAATTCCATTAATCAGAAGAGCTGTCACTTTTACAAGGTCTTTATATACCAGGTTTTGTCTTTAAGCTCAGAAATCATTCTAGCTAGAGCTCCTTCTGAATGACCAAATGGCATGGATGTTTAGCCTATATATGTTTTTGTTATTCCTTGTGATTTCAACGTGTTTAAATATCATTTTTGAACTTTTATGACATCAAATGAACTAAGCGAACATGCTAAAAGGATACATGTAGTCAAAAGTTAGCTTAAAAATCTGAAGTACAGATACTGGtgtgatgttttttattatattcaGCTACATTAGATGACTCGACATGTAACCATCTCTATCCTAGTACACTGCTGATGACATTAACACACTTTGCTAATATTTGCATGTTGTGTGTCTTATCTTTGCAGGTTATCTGAAGAGTCGGCAGGCAGTGGCTAACTTTTACAGCTGTGCTGAGGCTCCACTGGATTCAGAGGTGCTTAATTCTCATTATACCTTTGCTTGTTGCAGTTTAATGCCATAAGCACTGTTTTGGCAATATGAGGTGCATCATAATGTTAAGACTGAGTGAATTCAGAATACATGTCTGAAAGTTACTTAATTCTGGTCAAAGTGCAGCGACAGATAAggttttttcttcctccctcctgtccAGGATGTGATTCTGACCAGCGGCTGCAGCCAGGCCATTGACCTGGCTATCAGTGTCCTGTGTAACCCAGGGGACAACATCCTGGTCCCATGCCCAGGCTTCTCGTTATATAAGACTCTGGCCGTCTCCATGGGCATTGAGGTCAAACTCTACAACCTGCTGGTCAGTACGAGCTGTATGGTTTTAACCTCTGATCCACTAACTgccctcttttctctgtttgccataaaaacaaactaactGTGTCTACGTTTTTATTTGAGAGATAAAATCAACTCAAAGTTTAAGATTTCAGGATGTGCGCTGTGTTCCATCAAAGTGAAATCCATCACTGTTAGTTCAATACTGAGACAACTTTATATACTTTCACACTAATAACAAGTTAAATATATTATCTCAGCTTCATTTAAGGACTTAAAGACTGCCAGGGAGAAAtaattcttctttttatttttaccattCATCAGATTCTATCAAAAACTAGATTATTGGAAACTCTTGTTGTTGATATAGCATGTTGTCATAGTTGTATGCTTTACAGGAGTTTTTCTGGTAGAAAGACTTGTGTTGTTTGAATGAATCCTCCATCAATTTTTACCTCCCAAATTTATCTTCTCCTCATGTCATTAAATTGGTGGAAACATAAGTTTGTGGTCATTTACTTAATCCGCTTTATAATAAATGATTGTAGACGGTTATTTCAATTCAACAGAGCTAATCTTgctatgattaaaataatatttcacaAATTCAACTGACTGAGCCGGCTGAATCTCACGAGGTTATAGGAGGAGATGAGTCAATGAGGCCAATGATgggaggaggatgttagccaataAGAAACGTGACGCGCGAAGAGGGGAAGAGTCAATGCTGTTAGCATGAAGATAGAAATGTTCATATTTGTGTACACACCTGTGTGTACTGTACATGCTGCACACTCAAAAACTGCTGTGCTGTTCAGGACTTGATATTTTCATCCTCCTGGATGGCGTCCAACATCTCATTGATTTGACCTCATTCAGGCAGCTGCtcgttcatgtttgtgtttgtagctATCCTTGAACATCGAGTGAACACAGGTGTACAGTCATACACAACAAAGTCTGTGCCCTCATCCTGACATACTTCTTTGGTTTTCAGCCTGAGAAGTCATGGGAGGCTGACCTGCAGCACCTGGAGAGCCTGATTGATGAGAGGACTTCCTGTTTGATCGTTACCAATCCATCCAACCCATGTGGCTCCGTCTTCAGCAAGGAACACCTGCAAAAGATCCTCAAAGGTGAGCCGGTGTTCTCTTTAAtatttgaacaaagaaaaacacagatctTTGTATCCTCATGATGAAACAATGAAGTAACTATAATTTCCTGCTTTCTCAGTGGCCTCCAAACACTGCCTCCCCATTCTGGCTGATGAGATCTACAGTGACATGGTGAGTGCAGGAACACCTCCAGCCCTCTGTAACACCAGCGAGGCACATTTTTCTGTTGCATTTTGGTGGTATTCGGCCT carries:
- the tat gene encoding tyrosine aminotransferase, producing MSSSRMDNKSYVVQMNGNGVHGKNAVNAKTLNGTGVNGKVAHGNGFHHVSVNGTLYPTKAKSRRQRWSVKPSEMANNTLNPIRAIVDGMKLTPNPEKPMIALSIGDPTVFGNLPTDDAVLQSMKDAIDSQKYNGYAPSVGYLKSRQAVANFYSCAEAPLDSEDVILTSGCSQAIDLAISVLCNPGDNILVPCPGFSLYKTLAVSMGIEVKLYNLLPEKSWEADLQHLESLIDERTSCLIVTNPSNPCGSVFSKEHLQKILKVASKHCLPILADEIYSDMVFPGCDSPSVASLSSDVPILSCGGLAKRWLVPGWRMGWILIHDRNDVFGPEIRQGLVKLSQRILGACSIVQGALESILNNTPQSFYHETISFLKSNSELCFNELCTVPGLTPVMPSGAMYLMVGIEMDHFPDFKNDVDFTEKLVTEQSVFCLPASAFEYPNYFRIVVTVPEELMMEACGRIAEFCQRHYRPRSRDSNDLDQ